The Aminipila terrae nucleotide sequence TTGATAGTAAGGCCATCTTTTTATGATGGCTTTTCATCAAAACAACATATCGATAATTTTAGAAATATCAATGTATAAAAGAGGGGATTTTATGAAAATAATTGAAAGTATCTGGCTTTTTTTTCAGAATCAAATACTGGGAATGAAATGGATTAACAGCCTTATAGGGAAAGGCCTTTCTGCTTTAGGCTTTGACCTTGACAAAACATTAGGTGGCAGTTTGCAGTTTTTTATTTATGATACGATTAAGATTTTTATCTTATTATCGATTCTTATTTACATCATTTCATATATTCAGAGCTACTTTCCACCAGAGCGTACTAAAAGGATTATAAGTCGGTTTCATGGAATTACAGCAAATATGCTTGCTGCTTTACTTGGTACCATAACTCCTTTCTGCTCCTGTTCTTCCATTCCTCTTTTTATTGGGTTTAGCAGTGCAGGACTTCCTGTTGGAGTTACATTTTCCTTTCTCATTTCTTCACCAATGGTTGATCTTGGTTCACTGGTTTTACTTATGAGCATATTTGGAACCAGAATTGCTCTCGCTTATGTGGTAATTGGACTTATCATTGCTGTAATCGGAGGCACACTCATTGAAAAATTTGGCATGGATAAATATGTGGAGGAGTTTATTAAATCTGCCGGAAATGTAGACATTGACAGCCCAGAACTCACAAAAAAGGAACGTCGTATATATGCTAAAGAACAAGTTCTAGCAACTGTAAAAAAAGTAGCCCCATATATTTTCATTGGCGTAGGTATTGGAGCTGTCATTCATAATGCTATTCCTCAGGTATGGATTGAAACGATACTTGGCAGCAATAATCCGTTTTCTGTTATTCTGGCTACTATTGTAGGAATTCCAATGTATGCGGATATTTTTGGAACCATTCCAGTGGCAGAAAGCTTGTTTGCAAAAGGTGCCGGCCTGGGAACAATTCTTTCATTTATGATGGCGGTTACTACATTATCATTACCATCTATGATTATGCTTCGTAAAGCAGTAAAACCTAAGTTGCTGCTGGTATTTGTAAGCATTGTATCAGTTGGTATTATTCTTAATGGTTATTTCTTTAATGCATTTTCATTTTTATTTGTTTAAGGAGGATTTAATGATGGGATTGTTTGGTTTTGGTAAAAACAAGGAAGTTAAAAATAATTGTGATTGTGGTTGCTCTTCTGACAGGCACAAAGTATCTGCAGAAGATAGCAGCTGTTGCTGTGGTGGTGATTGCAATGCAGAAACAATGGCTGCCGCAGAAATCAAAAAAACAGCAGGTTCATCTGTTAAGGTTCTTGGCAGCGGATGTGCAAAATGTAATCAGCTCGAAACTGCAACAAAGGAGGCTCTTGAAGAACTTGGCATGGATACTTCCATTGACCATGTGACTGACTTTGTACAAATTGCTTCATATGGAGTAATGACTACCCCTGCCCTTGTAATAGACGGAAAGGTGGTGTCCTTTGGAAAGGTGTTAAAAAAGGATGATGTTATTAATATTTTAAAGAAGGTCAGAGTTTAACGAAGAACCGTGCAGTAACAGATGAGTCAGGAAGTGATTATTCATATTACAAAAAAGCATAGGCCATATAAAATGGATATATGCTTTTTTTGTTTTGTTGGCTGTTATTACTTTCTCTTTAAATTCCCAATTGATTTAGTAATTATGATTTCATTTGTTTACTTTTTCCTAAATATAGAGTATCCTATTTGAAAAATATACGATTTAGGAGGCTTTTAAATATGGATTTGTATACAAAAGTTGACGAGAAGTTGAAAGAATTAGGGATTACTTTTGAAATAGTGGAACATGAACCTGCATTAACTACAGAACAAGCAGACAGCTTTATCGAAGGAATTGAAGGTGTTAGAACAAAAACAATGTTTTTAACAAATAAGAAGAAAACAGCCTTCTATCTTCTAATTATGGATGATAAGAAAAGACTAGATATGAATCAGTTTAAGGAAATTGTAGGCGAAAAGCAGGTCAAAATGGCATCTTCAGATAGCTTATTTCAAAAAATGATGCTTCCTCCTGGAGTTGTCTCACCATTTGGCCTTCAAAACAACGAAGACCATGATATAAAGGTATATTTTGATAAGGAAATAATGCCAGAGAAAAGAATGAGTTTCCACCCAAATACAAATAAAAAAACAATTTTCATTGAATCTCCAGATCTAGTAAAGTATTTAAAAGCTATTGGTTACGAAGCAAATATTATCCAACTGAATGCTCCTGAAGATGTTGATTGAGAATAAATAATTAAATCCCAAAAGCATATTCCTTTTTAAAAGGAGTACGCTTTTTATAATGGTTATTATAAATTTTACCATCCATTAAAAATTATAAACAATAATAAAAAAGATACTATATCCGTAAATACAGTATCTTTTTAGGATTTAACCTATATAAATAATAACGTGCTTTTTTTAGTGGTTATAATATTATGCAAATAAAGTAGTCTTTTCCTTCATCACTGATTTTCTGAAGGGACTTCTGCACTTTACCTCTGATGTGGTCAGGAACATTTGACAATTTATTCTCCATCTGTTCTGTAACCATTTCCTGCAGGGATTTTCCGAATATATTAGTTTCCCAGATTTTTGATGGTTCACTTTCAAATTCAGTAAGTAAGTATTTGACCAGGTCTTCAGACTGCTTTTCTGTTCCCACAATCGGAGAAATTTCCGTTGAAATATTAGTTTTAATAATATGAAGGGACGGTGCTTTTGCTCTCAGACAAACACCATATTTGTTTCCTTGCTTAAATATCTCCGGTTCATCCAGAACCATTTCTGACAGTTTAGGCTGAACGATTCCGTATCCGCTTTCTTCCACCTGTACCATGGCATCTTTCAATTTATCATATGCCTTTTTAGAAGCTGCAAACTCTTTCAAAAGTTCAAAGAATTCATAGTCATTTTTAACTGGCTGTTCCATCATCTCTTCAACAACTTTATAGAACAGACCACTTACCATTTCAACCTGGACATCTATATCTCCAGTTCCAAGATCCATATTTGTAATGGTAATTCCTGAAATCAACTGTCCATCTTCCAGGGTACCAATGGACTGTTTTACCTGTTCAACATTATCCAGTTCCTTAATCCAATCCTTAATTCCAGATATAATTGCCGCTTTAATCCAATGCTCTTTCGTAAGTCCTTCCACAAATCCTGGGAAATAGAAATTAATCTGTGAAGCCGGGAATTGCATCAATGCGTCTGTAAGAATCTCCTTTACAGTAGCTTCACTCATTTTAGCACAGTTTACTGCTCTGGCATGCACATTAAACTTGTTTTTTAGTTTTTCCACTACTTCACTGGCTGCTTTACCTGATGGTTCAGTACTGTTTACAATTACAACAAACGGTTTTTTCAGTTCCTTTAGCTCTCTTATAATCCGTTCTTCTGCCCCCAGATAGGCTTCTCTGTCTATATCTCCTATAGTTCCATCTGTTGTTACAGCAATACCTATAGTCGAATGGTCCCGTATTACTTTTCTGGTTCCTACCTCTGCTGCTTCTTCAAAAGGCATTTTATTAGCACTCCAAGGGTACTTACCATGCGTGCTTTACCTTCTTCAATATGCCCAAGTGCTCCAGGTACCATATATCCAACACAGTCTACCATACGCATCTTAAAATTCATGTTTCCTTCCAACTGAAAAGGAACTGCCTCCGCAGGTACAAACTTAGGTTCTGTAGTTGTAATGGTTTTACCAGCACCACTCTGTGGCAATTCATCTTGCAACCGCTCTTTTACATATGTGTTATCAATGTTAGGCACTACAAGCAAATCCATGAATCTTTTAATGAAAGTTGATTTACCGGTTCTGACAGGACCTACAATGCCAACATAAATGTCGCCCTGCGTCCTTTCCCAAATACTTTCATATATGTTCAAATTCTCCATAAAAAATACCCCTTCCGTACAATACTGATACAATATATGAGAGGGGTATCCAAGTTATTCTATTTTATTTTGTGATTCCTTCCATTCCCATTACTTTTTTAGCTTATCTTATATTTCTAATTCTTCCTTTTTGCTGTGAACCTTATTTAAAGCAATAAGCCCTAAAAATTCCTGAATAATGTTGGCTGCTAAAAATGAGGTGATTTGATTAGGGTCATAGGCAGGAATCACTTCAACCAGGTCAAATCCAACAAAGTTTATTTTTTTAGTCTCCCTGAGCAAATATAAGGTTTCACTACTTGTAAACCCACAAACTTCCATGGTTCCTGTCCCCGGTGCATATGCTGGATCAACAAAATCAATATCAAAAGTTAAAAAAGCTTTTTTCTCTCCAACTCTTTCTCTAATCTGTTTTCCCACACTTTCAAGCCCCTGCTCTCGTATCATATCTGCAGTAATCACTTTAAATCCGATATCTTTAAATGTTTTAAAGTTACTTCTTATTCCAACTTGTATAGAATGGCTTGTATCAATCAGCCCCTCTTCCCATGCCCGCCTGAAGGAAGTGGCATGACTGTACTTTTCCCCCAGATAAGAATCAATCGTGTCCATATGTGCATCAAATTGTACAAGCGCAACAGGTCCATGTTTTTTTGCCACTGCTCTTAGTTCAGCTAATGTAATAGAATGATCTCCCCCTATTGAAATTGGTATCACATTATCATCCACGATAGGTTGCATCCCTTGCTCTATTTTTTCATAAGATTCTTCTATATATCCCGGTACAATATTAATATCTCCTAAATCAACCCCTGATAGTATATCTGGTATATTTAATCCGAAACCTGAATGATAAGACCTGATAGTCACTGACATATCCCTTATAGCTGCTGGTGCAAATCTGGAGCCTGTCCGAAAAGTGCTGGCAGTATCAAAGGGAATTCCAATAATCGCAAAATCAACGTCCTTTGTTGTC carries:
- a CDS encoding prolyl-tRNA synthetase associated domain-containing protein translates to MDLYTKVDEKLKELGITFEIVEHEPALTTEQADSFIEGIEGVRTKTMFLTNKKKTAFYLLIMDDKKRLDMNQFKEIVGEKQVKMASSDSLFQKMMLPPGVVSPFGLQNNEDHDIKVYFDKEIMPEKRMSFHPNTNKKTIFIESPDLVKYLKAIGYEANIIQLNAPEDVD
- a CDS encoding permease; the protein is MKIIESIWLFFQNQILGMKWINSLIGKGLSALGFDLDKTLGGSLQFFIYDTIKIFILLSILIYIISYIQSYFPPERTKRIISRFHGITANMLAALLGTITPFCSCSSIPLFIGFSSAGLPVGVTFSFLISSPMVDLGSLVLLMSIFGTRIALAYVVIGLIIAVIGGTLIEKFGMDKYVEEFIKSAGNVDIDSPELTKKERRIYAKEQVLATVKKVAPYIFIGVGIGAVIHNAIPQVWIETILGSNNPFSVILATIVGIPMYADIFGTIPVAESLFAKGAGLGTILSFMMAVTTLSLPSMIMLRKAVKPKLLLVFVSIVSVGIILNGYFFNAFSFLFV
- a CDS encoding thioredoxin family protein, with amino-acid sequence MMGLFGFGKNKEVKNNCDCGCSSDRHKVSAEDSSCCCGGDCNAETMAAAEIKKTAGSSVKVLGSGCAKCNQLETATKEALEELGMDTSIDHVTDFVQIASYGVMTTPALVIDGKVVSFGKVLKKDDVINILKKVRV
- the speB gene encoding agmatinase, translating into MVCYKPISSLNGPRFTGIKTFMRLPNIQTTKDVDFAIIGIPFDTASTFRTGSRFAPAAIRDMSVTIRSYHSGFGLNIPDILSGVDLGDINIVPGYIEESYEKIEQGMQPIVDDNVIPISIGGDHSITLAELRAVAKKHGPVALVQFDAHMDTIDSYLGEKYSHATSFRRAWEEGLIDTSHSIQVGIRSNFKTFKDIGFKVITADMIREQGLESVGKQIRERVGEKKAFLTFDIDFVDPAYAPGTGTMEVCGFTSSETLYLLRETKKINFVGFDLVEVIPAYDPNQITSFLAANIIQEFLGLIALNKVHSKKEELEI
- a CDS encoding stage IV sporulation protein A, which produces MSEATVKEILTDALMQFPASQINFYFPGFVEGLTKEHWIKAAIISGIKDWIKELDNVEQVKQSIGTLEDGQLISGITITNMDLGTGDIDVQVEMVSGLFYKVVEEMMEQPVKNDYEFFELLKEFAASKKAYDKLKDAMVQVEESGYGIVQPKLSEMVLDEPEIFKQGNKYGVCLRAKAPSLHIIKTNISTEISPIVGTEKQSEDLVKYLLTEFESEPSKIWETNIFGKSLQEMVTEQMENKLSNVPDHIRGKVQKSLQKISDEGKDYFICIIL